CATGTGCTGGAATGGGCGTATCGTGTGACCGGGCAGCGAGGCCCCTGGCCAGTCGAGCCGCTGCAGCTCTATGAGGCGGCTGGCTTTCAGGTTCAGCGCGTTGAAGTGCCCTGCCAGCGTAGCGTGGCGCTGGTTATTGTGGCAGAAAAGGGTGGAAATTCAGGCTGGTAATCCTGTTGTCGCTGTGCTATACTGCGCCTGCGTCAGGCAAGTAAATATGGTGACTGTGGTGTAGGGGTTAACATATCTGGTTGTGGCCCAGAAGATCGTGGGTTCGAATCCCACCAGTCACCCCAGGAAGAGGGCCGGTTTAGACCGGTCCTCTTTTGTTTTATCCAGTCCGGATCACACTTCCAAGATCAGACAATCAGGCCTACCATAGTAGGCAAACTGTGTTGTTGAGCAGGACGCTGGCATCTTCGCTGCATGCCACGCCGGCGTGATGATTCCGCCAGTGAAGCAGGGAGAAGCGGGGTGACCTTTACGGCACTCCAGAGGAGTGTGTGTCATGACGACTCCCCAGTACGCTGAGGAATATCGGTGGCTGGCAGCGCGGCTGGATGCGCTGCCCAATGGATTCCCGTCCACCCCGGATGGGCTGGAACTGGCGGTGCTGGCGTACCTTTTCACACCGGAAGAAGCGGAACTGGCGGCCCAGTTACGGTTGACACCCGAGACACCCGCGACGATTGCAGCGCGGATTGGCAGGGATGCCGACAAACTGAGCTACATGCTCACAGACCTGGCGAATCGCGGACTGATCGATGTGGTGGGCACAGATGAAGGGCCGGGTTATACGCTAATGCCGTTCGTCGTCGGCTTCTATGAGAATCAGGGTCCGGTTCTGGATGCTGAGCTGGCGCGGCTGGTTGAGGCCTATTTCAAGCGGGTATTCACTGCGACGACAATGGATGTCGAACCGCAATTTCACCGTGTGATCCCGATTAATGAGACAATCCCGGTTTCGATTGATATCCAACCCTTTGAGAGCGCGATGGCGATCATCAACCGGGCGCAGGCGTGGGGTGTCGCCGAGTGCATCTGCCGTAAGCAGAAGGAGCTGATCGGTGAGGCGTGCGGGCATCCGCTTGAAGTCTGCATGGTCTTCAGCAGCGAACCAGGTGCGTTTGACCAGGCGGAGGTTGTGCGCCCCCTGACGCGTGAGGAGTCGCTGGCGATGCTTCGTGCGGCTGCCGATGCCGGACTGGTTCATACGGTGGGCAACCGCCAGGATCACACCTCGTATATCTGCAACTGCTGTACTTGCGGGTGTGGGATTCTGCGTGGTATTGCTGAGCTAGGCATGGCGAATGTCGTGGCGCGGGCCGCATTCGAAAGTGTTGTCGATGCGGCGCTGTGTACGGGATGCCAGACGTGCGCCGAATGGTGCCAGTTTGGGGCGCTGGCGTTGGACGACACAGGGATCATGGCCGTCGACCGGCGGCGCTGCGTTGGTTGTGGACAATGCGCGCTGCACTGCGAGCAGGGCGCGTTAGCGCTGGTGCGCCGCCCTGAAGATGAGATCAAACCGATCCCTGCGACACTGGGTGATTGGCAGGCCCAGCGGGCCGCAGCACGTGGCCGTGACCTGGCGGACGTGCTCTAGCGGAACAGGGTGTCAACTGACTCGTAGCCGGGTCTCTAGGAAGAAGATCGGCGTCTGCTGGTCCTTTTTTTCTTTTTCGGCGGTGCCGGTTGCGACGGCAGTTGACCGATCCGGGCGAGCCGGCGGCGGTTAAGCGTCCGACGTAGCCCCTCAGGCGTGGTCGCGGGACGGGAGTGCAACCGGTCGGATCGTCCTTCCGATGTGGTGGATTCTGCGGGCAAAGCCGTTGTAGTCCCGGTTGACTCCTTGCCGACTGGTTCGGCACCAGCCTCGGCTTCTGCCTGGCTGGGTGGCTTGATCCCGAAGACATCCCAGATG
The genomic region above belongs to Anaerolineae bacterium and contains:
- a CDS encoding 4Fe-4S binding protein; the encoded protein is MTTPQYAEEYRWLAARLDALPNGFPSTPDGLELAVLAYLFTPEEAELAAQLRLTPETPATIAARIGRDADKLSYMLTDLANRGLIDVVGTDEGPGYTLMPFVVGFYENQGPVLDAELARLVEAYFKRVFTATTMDVEPQFHRVIPINETIPVSIDIQPFESAMAIINRAQAWGVAECICRKQKELIGEACGHPLEVCMVFSSEPGAFDQAEVVRPLTREESLAMLRAAADAGLVHTVGNRQDHTSYICNCCTCGCGILRGIAELGMANVVARAAFESVVDAALCTGCQTCAEWCQFGALALDDTGIMAVDRRRCVGCGQCALHCEQGALALVRRPEDEIKPIPATLGDWQAQRAAARGRDLADVL